AGTAGAAACTAAATTTACACTCCTAAGGTTGTCAAAATAATAAGTGTTTCCAGAGCTTGTTCCCGGTTCTAATAGGAAAACAAAACGATTAACTTCACTATCTAATGTTGATGCATCTGGAGCACTTGCGTAAGTAAATGTTAGCGCATGCCATGTATTGGTTTGTTTTACAACGGCCTGATAAACACTATGTCTTCCAACAGGATAATTTGACGGAATCGAAGCACTGCTTTCTGCCTGCCATGTAATTATTGATCCAACTGGCGCAGAAGTATAAACATCCATTGCAAATTTCTTAGTACCATTTTTGAAATCTCCAATATTTGTTATTGTCGTATTGAACGAGAAGTTATCGTATAGTTCTGTTGATTTTCTAACGTATTTACCAACGCTTGAAGAGGTGTTGATTCCGCTGGCATTTGGATTTGCAGCATTTGCTGTATAAGTTCCGTTAGCATCTCTAAATGTAATAGTATGTATTGTTTGATAATCTTCGTAAACTGTTCCAGGTGTATAAGTGTCTGGGAGTTTAGTAGATCCAATTCTGATATTATCAAAATAATAAGTATCACTTGTATAGGAACCTGAGTTAAATAATAACACCATTTGGTTTGCAGCCAGGTTTGATGTTCCTTCATCAGGACTTGAGTTATAATAAAATGTAAGCGTTTCCCATTGGTTTTGTTTGGTTGTTATAGCTACATAATTACTGTTTCTTCCTGTTGGGAAATTTGCAGGAAGAGACGTTGCGCTATTTTCCAAATTCAAAGTCACAACTGTTCCGATTGGAGCTGAAGTATAGACATCAATCATTATTTTATTGGTCTGATTTTTCAATAAACCAGTATCTTCAATAGTGCTTTGTGTATTAAAAAACAACACATCATATTGTTCTGATGAGTTTCTAACGTACTTCGCTACATTTGCGGAAGTGTTAACCGAATTAGACCCTGGATTTGCCACAACAGAATAAGTTCCCGTTGCAGTTCCTTTTATAATTCTATTGGTGCCGTCATAGTTTTGAAGAACATCTGTGGCGATAATTGGTTTTTCAGGAGCGGCTTTGGTTTGTAAATTATCAAAATAATAAGTAGTGCCAGAATTAGAGTTTGACTCAAAAAGGAACACTACATTATTGATAGACAAAGCACTTGTGTTCGCATCGATTACTTTTTCGAATTCAAATTCAATTGTTTCCCATTTGTTTTGTACAGTTGTAGTTGCTTTGTAACCACTATGTCTTCCATAAGGAAAATTAGTAGCTGTTGTTACCAGACTATTTTCAAGTTGCATTGATATTTTAGTTCCAACGGGAGCAGAAGTATAAATATCAAAAGAGAGTTTTTTTCTTCCGTAAACATAATCATTAGCATTTTTAATGATTAAGTTTTTAATATTGATAACATCGTATAATTCAGATGAGTTTCGAACATATTTCCCAACCAAAGCAGATGTGTTTATGCCTGTAGCCGATGGATTTGCAACGGCTTCTGTTAAAACACCAGTTTTTAATGGATATAGAACATTTCTATTGCTTTGGAAATCTTCGTGAATTTTCTCTACTGGCAATGGTACTTCTGTAGTTACAGCCAATTTATAAGTTGTGGCGTTGCAACCAGAAACTGTTGCTACAGCAGAAACATCTCCGCCAGTAGTTCCCCAATTTACAGTAATTGTATTGGTCCCCTGTCCGGAAGTAATTGTTGCTCCTGACGGAACTGTCCAATTATAAATTGCTCCGGCGATCGCATTAAGAGTATACGTTTTGCCAGTTTCATTGTTGTATACTTTTGCATCTCCTAGTACGCCATGAGTATAACTTCCGTCATAGACACGAACATAATCTACTTGCATTTTTGTTGGAAAATCACCAGGAATTGGTGCTACTCCACTTCCGTTTACACTTGTATAAGGTGTTCCTGCCCCACCAACAGCCAGATTCAGAATAATATAAAAGCTATTATCATTAAAAGGCCATCCGCCGTTTACAGTAGTTTTTGGAGTTGCTGTATGAAATAAATTCCCGTCCACAAACCATTTAATACTATCTGGTCCCCATTCTACAGCATAAACGTGAAAATCTGCTGATAAATCTACTGGAGAAGCATAACTTCTGCCAGTATAATGATAACCTCCGCCATCATAATGAATGGTTCCATCTATAGATTTTGGATTTCTGTGTTTGGCTTCCATGATATCAATCTCACCAGTATACGGCCAATTTGATACGCCCGCTGGCAACATCCAAAATGCTGGCCATGCACCCATTCCTGACGGTAATTTCATACGGGCTTCTATTCTTCCGTATTTTATCGAATATTTGCCTTCAGTTGTTAGTTTTGCAGATGAATAAGGTTGGTCCGGAAATGCAGCATTCGGAGCATATTTAGCTTCAATATTCAAATAACTGTTTGCCCCATCTTTAACAATTGTTGCCTGATTTGGATCATAACGTTCTGCTTCTCCATTTCCAAAACCACATAGTGAAGGGCAACCGTTACCGCTAATGCTTTGCCATTTTGTTCCATCTACTGAGGTTCCGTTAAATTCGTCTGACCAGACAAGTGTATTACATTGTGAATAAAGATGTAGAAAAGGCGACAGTAATAATAGTGTCATAATAATAAACCTCTTCAAGAAATTGGAATTGTTTTTCGGTGGTTGTCCGAAGAAAATGTTTTTTTGCTTCATTATTTTGTTTTTTTGTTAATTAATATTATTATCTAAATAAAAAATCAATTTGTAAAAAATTAATTGTCATTTTTAATAATAATGCACAATATTAACAAACAAACAAACCAAGACTCGTATTTAGCTATACGGTTTGACTACGGTACAGGGCTAAAAAGTAGTAAATAGTAATCAAATTAGGTAAATTTACGTAGGATTAAGCTTAAATAATTTAAATTTAAAAATTAAGAATAAATTCTGTAATATTTGCTTCAGAAGACAGTTGTAGTTTTTTTCGGATGCGATATCGGGTATCTTCAACACCTCTTACAGAAATTCCCAAAAGAGGCGCAATTTCTTTAGTATTGAAATTCATTCGTAGATAAGCACACAATCGCATATCTCTTGGAGTTAATTCTGGGAAACTGGTTTTTAAACGTTGCATGAAATTATCATGAATTTGATTGAAGATTTCTTCAAATTCATTCCAATGCTGATCTCCTTGTAGTTCATGGTCAATTATTCGATTTATTTTGGTTAACAAACTCAAATTTACAACGGAATCATTTTCTTTTTTAATATCAGAGATAAGCTCTTTTATAGATAACAGAATTTCATTTAAATGAATAAGATTTACTGTATTCGATGCAACTTTAGCATTTTTAAGATTAATCGTTGCTTCTAGGTTTTCACGCATTATGACCATGTTTTCCTTTTCTAATGCTAGTTTCTGCTCATTCAATTCAGCACGATTTTGCAATAATTCCTTTTCCTGATTTAAAATCAATTGCTTACGTTCGCGTTCTGCGAGATTTTTTTGATACTTAATAATAGTGTATATCAAAAAGCCAAAAAGCGATAAATACAAAATATAAGCCCAGTTAGTTCGGTACCAGGGTGGTAAAATTTCAAATCTAAAAACAGCTTCTTCACTTATAGTATCATATATATTTTTTGCTCTTACATGAAAAACATATTTATTTTCAGGTAGGTTTGTGTATTCTTTCTCTGTCTGAAGGCTCCAGTCTGACCACTTTGATTCAGAACCTTCCAGCCAATATTCATATTTCGTAGCATCTGCTTCATCATAACTTAAAGAAGCGAACGAAAAATGCAATGCATTATTCGCATATGATAAAACTGGAGAAAGTTTTTTGGTTATTGAAATTGTTGGAAGAACATCATATCTGTTCGAAAATAGTAAACTGTCTTTTGGAACAATACATTTGACCTCAGAAATAACCGATTTGTAATTGATTTTATACTTTTTTCCTTTTGTATTATTATAATGAATTAAGCCATCTTGTGTGCCAAAAAACACATCACCGCTTGTTGTTGTCTGAATATTTTCGAAACCCGGGACGTATAAGTACATTAATTTTCTAAATGGTAATTCTTCTACAGTTAAATTTCCATTCTTTTGTTGACTCATTTTTCCAGTATTTTCTCCGGATATATACCAAACATTACCTTGATTATCTTCTTTAAGCAAACGAATGTGATTGTTTATTCCCAAGTACTTTTTATAAAGAGTATTCGGAATCATTGTATGTGAAGTTTTATCTTGATTGTAAACTCCTTTAGTTGTCCCAAAAAGTATTTGATTGTTTATTTTGAAAGTATTTAAAAATAAGCTTGAAGGAAAACCATTTTCTTTATTATAAAATTGAATGTCTGAAACGCCATCAAATGTTTTATTGAGTTTTATTTTAAAAATACCTTTGTAACCATGTGCAATCCATATATTATCATTATCGGTTACGATTATCCTACTGCACTCTTCAAAACCTTTTATTTTATTTTGATATACCCAAGAACCATTTATTTTTTTTAATAAATACAATCCGGTATAGCCTCCAACAAGTAATAATTCGGGATTATTCGGGATAATAACACCTTGCCATACACCATCTGGTTTGGCAATTAATTTAGCCGAAGTACCATTTATCTCGAATATTCCGTTTTTTCCAAAAGCCAAAAGCGAATTACCAAAAATACCAGTATTCCATACATTTTCAGACATTCCAAAAACATGCTGAAAATGTGTGTTTTCTTTTTTTTGGGTTTTATACGCTTCCCAATTGAGCCAAAATAAGCCATTATCAGTTGCTATGTAA
The Flavobacterium sp. 5 DNA segment above includes these coding regions:
- a CDS encoding triple tyrosine motif-containing protein; translated protein: MTKYFKLLVLSIFFLPNAIKAQTKKIGIPFITNYSPKSYKAASENWDVLQDSKGMMFFANHFGIMQFDGVRWSIVTQPNNKSMVRSLAIDKKDKMYVGAQGDFGYVVQLSNGQYKFTSLVNLLPISERNFGDVLHTVIRNNEVLFFSNEAIFIYKNNKIKIIKSDANFDEFFEVNKDIYVSDNTKGLLKLKDDSLVAIPNSGQFTGMKIQKIFETKKGLVLLTQKNGLFIYYNNQLKPFVTEVDYLLKQNQITAGILFSDGYLGIGTRQAGLVILDSEGKLIQHISKQMGLQNEYVTNLKVDKEGNLWVTLKEGISLIQISSPLSRILDTSNSETKIYCSQIYQNKLYIATDNGLFWLNWEAYKTQKKENTHFQHVFGMSENVWNTGIFGNSLLAFGKNGIFEINGTSAKLIAKPDGVWQGVIIPNNPELLLVGGYTGLYLLKKINGSWVYQNKIKGFEECSRIIVTDNDNIWIAHGYKGIFKIKLNKTFDGVSDIQFYNKENGFPSSLFLNTFKINNQILFGTTKGVYNQDKTSHTMIPNTLYKKYLGINNHIRLLKEDNQGNVWYISGENTGKMSQQKNGNLTVEELPFRKLMYLYVPGFENIQTTTSGDVFFGTQDGLIHYNNTKGKKYKINYKSVISEVKCIVPKDSLLFSNRYDVLPTISITKKLSPVLSYANNALHFSFASLSYDEADATKYEYWLEGSESKWSDWSLQTEKEYTNLPENKYVFHVRAKNIYDTISEEAVFRFEILPPWYRTNWAYILYLSLFGFLIYTIIKYQKNLAERERKQLILNQEKELLQNRAELNEQKLALEKENMVIMRENLEATINLKNAKVASNTVNLIHLNEILLSIKELISDIKKENDSVVNLSLLTKINRIIDHELQGDQHWNEFEEIFNQIHDNFMQRLKTSFPELTPRDMRLCAYLRMNFNTKEIAPLLGISVRGVEDTRYRIRKKLQLSSEANITEFILNF
- a CDS encoding family 16 glycosylhydrolase — protein: MKQKNIFFGQPPKNNSNFLKRFIIMTLLLLSPFLHLYSQCNTLVWSDEFNGTSVDGTKWQSISGNGCPSLCGFGNGEAERYDPNQATIVKDGANSYLNIEAKYAPNAAFPDQPYSSAKLTTEGKYSIKYGRIEARMKLPSGMGAWPAFWMLPAGVSNWPYTGEIDIMEAKHRNPKSIDGTIHYDGGGYHYTGRSYASPVDLSADFHVYAVEWGPDSIKWFVDGNLFHTATPKTTVNGGWPFNDNSFYIILNLAVGGAGTPYTSVNGSGVAPIPGDFPTKMQVDYVRVYDGSYTHGVLGDAKVYNNETGKTYTLNAIAGAIYNWTVPSGATITSGQGTNTITVNWGTTGGDVSAVATVSGCNATTYKLAVTTEVPLPVEKIHEDFQSNRNVLYPLKTGVLTEAVANPSATGINTSALVGKYVRNSSELYDVINIKNLIIKNANDYVYGRKKLSFDIYTSAPVGTKISMQLENSLVTTATNFPYGRHSGYKATTTVQNKWETIEFEFEKVIDANTSALSINNVVFLFESNSNSGTTYYFDNLQTKAAPEKPIIATDVLQNYDGTNRIIKGTATGTYSVVANPGSNSVNTSANVAKYVRNSSEQYDVLFFNTQSTIEDTGLLKNQTNKIMIDVYTSAPIGTVVTLNLENSATSLPANFPTGRNSNYVAITTKQNQWETLTFYYNSSPDEGTSNLAANQMVLLFNSGSYTSDTYYFDNIRIGSTKLPDTYTPGTVYEDYQTIHTITFRDANGTYTANAANPNASGINTSSSVGKYVRKSTELYDNFSFNTTITNIGDFKNGTKKFAMDVYTSAPVGSIITWQAESSASIPSNYPVGRHSVYQAVVKQTNTWHALTFTYASAPDASTLDSEVNRFVFLLEPGTSSGNTYYFDNLRSVNLVSTENPTNTLPSPWISTDLGSVTPAGEATYSGGTFTVKGSGDDIWNSSDQFQYVNQPITGDAEIIAKVNSLTNTNTYAKAGIMFRETLTPTSKHAMTDASAGAGIEFLSRDATSGATIFEGVGGAAPKWVRIVRSGNVFTSYSSDNGMTWTQIGTPRTIAMANTIYVGLAVTSHANGTLGTGVFSDVVVRNIVANNNTNLALAKTAVASTEENATLSAGKSTDGDSGTRWASSFANATEWVYVDLGSNYNINRVVLKWEAAFATQYKVQISTDATFTENETVNTQTASDGGTDDLTVSGTGRYIRVLCTTKALAPYGYSLYEIEAYGSASTAKQVLTSKGVAPETEVTDLAIYPNPAGDYIELSVSGKLTNKEVTIYDLTGNLVMKNRINTTSDETIIDISRLSKGVYILNFSSDEKNVAKKLIKK